The following proteins come from a genomic window of Vallitaleaceae bacterium 9-2:
- a CDS encoding GGDEF domain-containing protein, whose protein sequence is MICDKTKQDIEKNYIDTIRLMIEAQSVEEALDLNIRKYEQALATDAIDQIAYCIYCFGVIEETKGHIPKAMTYYTRATRISREYSIEECLVAALNNRGNIYSVHGELHLAISKYIEALTILQTSKGGLCERVKILNNIGVLYIEMGDYKKASEYMMEALDLVKTVENDELIGKITGNLTEIFLRIKDVEQAKKYNHDHYKVAIKNPDGLENAFVKVYEALILSKENAPWQEVQELFEEGMVYFNDDVGLIDQCEMINLFARESIEREQYEFAIEWLEAMLVRIYDKNYRNIEITALSMLESIYKMQNDILRAYDTLTRLSKVKEYAYAHLKEKELERVNKTIERSENKESTDASNREYDDVRKLQKSIQILKTLSETGKYITSCTRVDELVETFYRQLRDMFPFDGFGIGIKHQNNTKIDYYYFESSEGEMHKTSIPILSKNYMMSLCVQNSQEIIIYDADNVYNGFEDEDSFNAAIAKIARRSESKSILFSPIVFEKETMGGITMQSASKNMFTYVDLESLRIVASYVAIAVTNILRAHELIAANEKLREMSLRDSLTDVYNRRALEQYMQNEFASRAERNLPACAMMLDVDFFKQFNDNYGHVRGDICLQEITKTLHKVLRRYRYHVFRYGGDEFFILVERCNKEQAIDVLKALNQRIKLLDIIHEHSEISSRVTVSIGAVIIDAMGEDYAKVFNKADQALYKVKENGRNSYHLI, encoded by the coding sequence ATGATTTGTGATAAAACAAAGCAGGATATAGAGAAAAACTATATAGATACAATACGGTTAATGATCGAGGCTCAGAGTGTTGAAGAGGCTTTGGATTTGAATATCCGAAAGTATGAACAGGCGCTTGCAACGGATGCGATTGATCAAATTGCCTATTGTATTTACTGCTTTGGTGTCATTGAAGAAACCAAAGGGCATATCCCAAAAGCAATGACATATTATACCCGTGCAACTCGCATATCACGTGAATACAGTATTGAAGAATGCTTAGTCGCGGCATTGAATAATCGTGGCAACATATACTCAGTTCACGGCGAACTGCATCTTGCCATATCCAAATATATTGAAGCATTAACAATTCTCCAAACGTCAAAAGGAGGATTGTGCGAACGTGTAAAGATACTCAATAATATTGGCGTCTTATATATAGAGATGGGTGACTATAAAAAAGCATCCGAATATATGATGGAAGCGCTTGACTTGGTGAAGACGGTAGAAAATGATGAACTAATCGGTAAGATAACGGGGAATCTCACCGAGATTTTTTTGCGTATCAAAGATGTGGAACAAGCAAAAAAATATAATCATGATCACTATAAAGTAGCCATTAAAAATCCCGATGGGCTTGAGAACGCTTTTGTAAAAGTATATGAAGCATTGATATTGAGTAAGGAAAATGCGCCTTGGCAAGAAGTTCAGGAATTATTTGAAGAGGGAATGGTTTACTTTAATGATGATGTGGGACTTATTGATCAATGCGAGATGATTAATCTATTTGCGAGAGAAAGTATTGAACGCGAGCAGTATGAGTTTGCCATTGAATGGCTAGAAGCAATGCTTGTCAGGATTTATGACAAAAATTATCGCAATATTGAAATCACGGCGCTGTCGATGTTAGAAAGCATATACAAAATGCAAAACGATATCCTTCGTGCATATGATACACTCACACGATTATCCAAGGTGAAAGAGTATGCGTATGCACATCTTAAAGAAAAAGAACTGGAACGGGTCAATAAAACCATTGAACGCAGTGAGAATAAAGAAAGTACCGACGCTAGTAATAGAGAATATGATGATGTTCGAAAGCTACAAAAATCAATACAGATTTTAAAAACATTGTCTGAAACGGGAAAATATATTACCTCCTGCACCCGTGTTGATGAACTTGTCGAGACATTTTATCGACAACTTAGAGACATGTTTCCCTTTGATGGTTTTGGAATCGGTATCAAACATCAAAATAACACAAAAATCGATTATTATTACTTTGAATCGAGTGAAGGCGAGATGCACAAGACATCTATTCCTATTCTTAGTAAAAATTATATGATGTCTCTTTGTGTCCAAAACAGTCAAGAAATAATAATCTATGATGCAGATAATGTGTACAACGGTTTCGAAGATGAAGATTCATTTAATGCTGCAATTGCCAAGATTGCCCGTAGGAGTGAGAGTAAATCGATACTGTTTAGCCCTATTGTGTTTGAAAAAGAAACTATGGGTGGCATTACTATGCAATCTGCATCAAAGAACATGTTTACCTATGTAGATCTGGAGAGTTTACGTATTGTTGCTTCGTATGTAGCCATTGCAGTGACAAACATTCTCAGGGCACATGAATTAATTGCTGCAAATGAAAAACTTCGGGAGATGTCCTTAAGAGACAGCCTTACCGATGTATATAATCGTCGTGCATTAGAACAATATATGCAAAATGAGTTTGCATCGCGAGCGGAACGCAATCTACCTGCATGTGCAATGATGTTGGATGTGGATTTTTTTAAACAGTTCAATGATAATTATGGACATGTTCGAGGGGATATTTGCCTACAAGAGATAACCAAAACGTTACATAAAGTCTTGCGGCGTTATCGATATCATGTGTTTCGATACGGGGGAGATGAGTTTTTTATTCTTGTAGAACGCTGTAATAAAGAACAAGCGATTGATGTATTAAAGGCGTTAAATCAACGTATCAAGTTGTTAGATATTATCCATGAACATTCCGAAATATCTTCACGTGTGACAGTATCTATAGGAGCGGTAATTATTGATGCAATGGGCGAAGACTATGCCAAAGTGTTTAATAAAGCGGACCAAGCATTATATAAAGTGAAGGAAAATGGGCGTAACAGTTATCACTTAATCTAA